Proteins encoded by one window of Dioscorea cayenensis subsp. rotundata cultivar TDr96_F1 chromosome 6, TDr96_F1_v2_PseudoChromosome.rev07_lg8_w22 25.fasta, whole genome shotgun sequence:
- the LOC120263209 gene encoding secreted RxLR effector protein 161-like produces MIGSLLYLTASRLDISFSVGVCARYQATPKESHLKAVKRIIRYVHGTTEYGIWYSKDSNSHIVGYSDAYWAGNIDDRKSTSGGCFYLGNNLVTWYSKKQSSISLSTAEAEYIAVESCCTQLLWMKQMLEDYGLQQGLLTIFCDNKSAIDISKNPVQHSRTKHIDLRYHFI; encoded by the coding sequence ATGATTGGAAGCTTACTCTATCTCACAGCCAGCAGGCTAGACATCTCTTTCAGTGTTGGAGTTTGTGCAAGATATCAAGCAACACCGAAGGAGTCTCATTTGAAAGCTGTTAAACGTATCATCAGATATGTTCATGGTACTACAGAATATGGAATTTGGTATTCAAAAGACTCCAACTCACATATTGTGGGTTATAGTGATGCATATTGGGCAGGAAacattgatgatagaaaaagcacCTCAGGAGGATGTTTCTACCTTGGTAACAACTTGGTCACATGGTATAGCAAGAAACAAAGTTCTATTTCCCTCTCCACTGCCGAGGCTGAGTACATAGCAGTAGAAAGTTGTTGTACACAATTATTGTGGATGAAGCAAATGCTTGAGGACTATGGCTTACAACAAGGGCTATTGactatattttgtgacaacaaaagtgcaATTGATATCTCCAAGAATCCAGTCCAACATTCTCgtaccaaacatattgatcttcGATACCACTTTATATGA
- the LOC120263208 gene encoding uncharacterized protein LOC120263208, translating into MLTPPHELFLFTHTKKHDGQTFIDEKSKSLNDKVLSLREAPQTISGSRNDNSQPIDEIALYYEAVGGEKKRRVYGLGSQASYYCGGNTNASKSSTSYFESQNQEELQTELATMKKKIEAQDNLIVDLKRTIEMLCNHIGMPPLHGTQNSSNNQPEESEGTRDGNGDGDEDPDFL; encoded by the exons ATGCTCACACCACCACATgagttgtttctttttactCACACTAAGAAGCATGATGGACaaacttttattgatgaaaagTCTAAATCACTCAAT GATAAAGTATTGAGCTTGAGAGAGGCACCTCAAACAATTTCTGGATCTAGAAATGATAATTCTCAACCAATAGATGAGATCGCACTTTATTATGAGGCAGTTGGtggtgaaaaaaagagaagggtgTATGGTCTTGGATCTCAAGCATCTTATTATTGTGGTGGTAATACAAATGCAAGCAAATCAAGTACTAGCTATTttgaatcacaaaatcaagAGGAGCTTCAAACTGAGTTGGCaactatgaagaagaagatagaggcTCAAGATAATTTGATAGTTGATTTGAAAAGAACAATTGAGATGTTGTGTAATCACATTGGTATGCCTCCTCTACATGGAACACAAAATTCAAGTAACAATCAACCAGAGGAGAGTGAAGGCACAAGAGATGGAAATGGAGATGGTGATGAAGATCCTgactttttataa